A part of Tachysurus vachellii isolate PV-2020 chromosome 4, HZAU_Pvac_v1, whole genome shotgun sequence genomic DNA contains:
- the LOC132843915 gene encoding polymeric immunoglobulin receptor-like → MKILLIVTLCLISDGGASKEVTGYSGGGILIKCKYDTEYTQNAKYFCKVSWADCSEQIKTGAKNQWVNSGRFSLFDDTRSSEFWVMIRELTVQDTGTYQCGVYRDLLIAIETPVELKVKKGSLVSRDVTAYAGTRSNIKCKYDEEYKDKPKSFYKIEETDQWSFNQIRTNTKSEWSHKGRFSIHDKRSAGFFSVFIRELNMEDTGTYACVVVTDETEIYTIVKINVTEGLSYEKSISETVHIGQDLTVSCNYPESHRNDNKFFCKRTATAACSYVLTVKESRKNVKKGHLSLYDDREKQILTVSLKNMAEQDAGEYWCGAEVNWKSDHGYKVYFTRINLEVTGFPVVVIVLAILLPLLCIISSLGVILYKRYKRQVGQATTAQTYRESNSGVENEAEAVYDSVNVNVYQFDPVYENLSF, encoded by the exons ATGAAGATCCTCCTCATCGTCACCCTCTGTCTGATCTCAG ATGGAGGAGCCTCAAAGGAAGTAACAGGATATTCAGGAGGAGGAATTCTTATTAAGTGCAAGTATGatacagaatacacacaaaatGCTAAATATTTCTGCAAGGTTTCATGGGCAGACTGTTCTGAACAAATAAAGACAGGAGCTAAAAACCAGTGGGTAAATTCAGGAAGATTCTCACTGTTTGATGACACCAGATCATCAGAGTTCTGGGTGATGATCAGAGAGCTCACTGTACAGGACACTGGGACGTACCAGTGTGGAGTTTATAGAGATTTATTGATAGCCATTGAAACACCAGTGGAGCTGAAAGTAAAGAAAG GGTCCTTGGTCTCTAGAGACGTGACTGCATATGCTGGGACAAGAAGCAACATCAAGTGCAAATATGATGAAGAATACAAAGACAAACCTAAATCCTTCTATAAGATAGAAGAGACAGATCAGTGGAGTTTTAATCAAATACGTACAAATACAAAGAGTGAATGGTCACATAAAGGCAGATTCTCAATTCATGACAAGAGAAGTGCAGGattcttcagtgtgtttatcaGAGAGCTGAATATGGAGGACACTGGAACATACGCATGTGTTGTTGTGACTGATGAAACAGAGATCTATACTATAGTGAAGATTAATGTAACAGAAG GTTTGTCCTATGAGAAGTCCATCAGTGAGACTGTCCATATAGGACAAGATTTGACTGTAAGCTGTAATTATCCAGAATCCCACAGGAACGACAATAAATTTTTCTGCAAACGGACTGCAACTGCTGCTTGTTCTTATGTTTTGACTGTTAAAGAAAGTAGAAAGAATGTAAAAAAGGGACATCTCTCCCTGTATGatgacagagaaaaacaaatcctTACTGTGAGCCTCAAAAATATGGCTGAGCAGGACGCTGGTGAATATTGGTGTGGAGCTGAAGTGAACTGGAAATCTGATCATGGCTACAAGGTTTATTTCACACGGATCAACCTGGAAGTAACTG GATTTCCAGTTGTGGTCATCGTGTTAGCGATCCTCTTGCCACTTTTGTGTATAATCTCATCCCTCGGTGTGATTCTATATAAGAGATACAAGCGACAAg TAGGTCAAGCAACAACTGCACAGACTTACAGAGAG TCTAACAGCGGAGTTGAAAATGAAGCCGAGGCTGTTTATGACAGTGTAAACGTCAACGTCTACCAGTTCGATCCAGTCTATGAAAATCTCAGTTTTTAA